In Halogeometricum sp. S1BR25-6, a single genomic region encodes these proteins:
- the dapA gene encoding 4-hydroxy-tetrahydrodipicolinate synthase: protein MTDFDLTGVFPAMTTPFAPDERIDHETLAENAERLERAGVDGLVPVGSTGESATLTHDEHVEVVETVVEAVDVPIIAGAGSNSTREALELSRRSVDVGADGLLLISPYYNKPEQAGFVEHYRTIADAVDVPQIVYNVPSRTGRNIEPATVELLAGHENIAGYKAASGDLGQISEVVERTREEEFSVLSGDDALTLPVMSVGGDGTISVTANVEPERTVAMVEAAAADDYARARELHHELGPLNRQLFAETNPIPVKAAMEIRGYGSGGLRSPLTDLSAEPRAELEAILADLEESRAASLGLETAEGA from the coding sequence ATGACAGACTTCGACCTGACAGGGGTGTTCCCGGCGATGACGACGCCGTTCGCCCCGGACGAACGCATCGACCACGAGACGCTCGCCGAGAACGCCGAACGACTCGAACGCGCCGGCGTGGACGGACTGGTTCCCGTCGGCTCCACGGGGGAGAGCGCGACGCTCACCCACGACGAACACGTCGAGGTGGTGGAGACGGTGGTCGAGGCCGTCGACGTGCCCATCATCGCGGGTGCCGGCTCGAACTCCACCCGCGAGGCGCTCGAACTCTCGCGGCGCTCCGTCGACGTCGGCGCCGACGGCCTGCTGCTCATCTCGCCGTACTACAACAAGCCCGAGCAAGCGGGGTTCGTCGAGCACTACCGCACCATCGCCGACGCCGTCGACGTGCCCCAAATCGTCTACAACGTTCCCTCCCGCACCGGGCGCAACATCGAACCGGCGACCGTCGAACTGCTCGCCGGCCACGAAAACATCGCGGGCTACAAGGCCGCCAGCGGCGACCTCGGGCAGATTTCCGAGGTCGTCGAGCGGACGCGCGAGGAGGAGTTCTCGGTGCTGTCGGGCGACGACGCGCTCACCCTCCCCGTCATGTCCGTCGGCGGGGACGGCACCATCTCGGTCACCGCCAACGTCGAACCCGAACGGACCGTCGCGATGGTCGAGGCGGCCGCCGCGGACGACTACGCCCGCGCCCGCGAACTCCACCACGAACTCGGCCCGCTCAACCGTCAACTGTTCGCCGAGACGAACCCCATCCCGGTGAAGGCCGCCATGGAGATTCGCGGCTACGGGTCGGGCGGACTCCGCTCGCCCCTCACGGACCTCTCGGCGGAACCGCGCGCGGAGTTGGAGGCCATCCTCGCGGACCTCGAAGAGAGCCGCGCGGCGTCGCTGGGACTCGAAACCGCGGAGGGCGCGTAG
- the mobA gene encoding molybdenum cofactor guanylyltransferase has translation MTDVSREGVVLCGGYSTRFGDGDKALADLAGTPLVRRVADRLATVCDRLVLNCREEQVEGLRTAVEGCDVPVAVATDPVPDRGPAAGIAAGLSAVDSAYAAVVACDMPFVDPAFVAYLFSRADGHDAAVPRPGEWYQTTQAVYRADAMAAACERALNRGEARVVAALDELDDWVTVTEEEVRAHAAPETFENLNTKAEVREAARRFESS, from the coding sequence ATGACCGACGTCTCCCGCGAGGGCGTCGTCCTCTGCGGGGGGTACTCCACCCGCTTCGGCGACGGCGACAAGGCGCTCGCCGACCTCGCCGGGACGCCCCTCGTCCGCCGCGTCGCGGACCGCCTCGCGACGGTCTGCGACCGACTGGTTCTGAACTGCCGGGAGGAGCAGGTCGAGGGCCTCCGCACCGCCGTCGAGGGCTGTGACGTCCCCGTCGCCGTCGCCACGGACCCCGTTCCGGACCGCGGGCCGGCGGCCGGCATCGCCGCGGGTCTCTCGGCCGTCGACTCGGCGTACGCCGCCGTCGTCGCCTGCGACATGCCGTTCGTCGACCCCGCGTTCGTCGCGTATCTCTTCTCGCGCGCGGACGGACACGACGCCGCGGTGCCCCGGCCGGGCGAGTGGTACCAGACGACGCAGGCGGTCTACCGGGCCGACGCGATGGCCGCGGCGTGCGAACGCGCCCTGAACCGCGGGGAGGCACGCGTCGTCGCCGCCCTCGACGAACTGGACGACTGGGTGACGGTGACCGAAGAGGAGGTGCGCGCGCACGCGGCGCCGGAGACGTTCGAGAATCTGAACACCAAGGCGGAGGTGCGCGAGGCGGCGCGGCGGTTCGAGTCGTCCTGA
- the dapB gene encoding 4-hydroxy-tetrahydrodipicolinate reductase, with protein MSGDSEPVRVAVTGAAGRMGRELLDVAGNRDDVEVVLAVNRTPTDSVAGVDVRETGDLSGHLGETEPDVLVDFTGPESSVDYATACAEMGVAVVVGTTGFDEDGQAALDDAAESVPLLHATNFSRGIAALRRAVGEAVDALPGYDIEVTETHHNGKRDAPSGTANTLLDDIDDARGDAERVYGREGDQPRSEGEIGVHARRAGGVTGEHEVLLADDHQTLSLTHRAGSRGVFAAGALDAAVWLSGREAGRYDFEEVLDA; from the coding sequence ATGAGCGGGGATAGCGAACCGGTCCGCGTCGCCGTCACGGGCGCCGCGGGCCGGATGGGACGGGAACTGCTCGACGTCGCCGGGAACCGCGACGACGTCGAGGTGGTCCTCGCCGTCAACCGGACCCCGACGGACTCGGTGGCGGGCGTCGACGTGCGCGAGACCGGCGACCTGTCCGGCCACCTCGGCGAGACCGAACCCGACGTGTTGGTCGACTTCACCGGCCCCGAGTCGAGCGTCGACTACGCAACCGCCTGCGCCGAGATGGGCGTCGCCGTCGTCGTCGGCACCACCGGCTTCGACGAGGACGGCCAAGCGGCCCTGGACGACGCCGCCGAGTCGGTCCCCCTCCTGCACGCGACGAACTTCTCGCGCGGCATCGCCGCCCTCCGGCGGGCCGTCGGGGAGGCCGTCGACGCCCTCCCCGGCTACGACATCGAGGTGACGGAGACGCACCACAACGGCAAGCGCGACGCCCCCTCCGGCACCGCGAACACGCTCTTGGACGACATCGACGACGCGCGCGGCGACGCCGAACGCGTGTACGGCCGCGAGGGCGACCAGCCCCGGAGCGAGGGCGAAATCGGCGTCCACGCCCGCCGCGCCGGGGGCGTGACCGGGGAACACGAGGTGCTCCTCGCAGACGACCACCAGACGCTGAGCCTGACGCACCGCGCCGGTTCGCGCGGCGTCTTCGCCGCGGGCGCCCTCGACGCCGCGGTGTGGCTCTCCGGCCGGGAGGCCGGTCGATACGACTTCGAGGAGGTACTCGACGCATGA
- the srp19 gene encoding signal recognition particle subunit SRP19 — protein sequence MAVENVIWPRYLDAEKSRSAGRRVPLEDAVVEPTIDEIAEAVQQIGYDAVIERDVRHPREWETRGRVVVKGAEDSTKNDLVQAVAAYVGILRD from the coding sequence ATGGCTGTGGAGAACGTCATCTGGCCCCGCTACCTCGACGCCGAGAAGTCGCGGTCCGCGGGCCGGCGCGTGCCGCTCGAGGACGCCGTCGTGGAACCGACGATAGACGAGATAGCCGAGGCGGTCCAGCAGATCGGCTACGACGCCGTCATCGAACGCGACGTGCGACACCCCAGAGAGTGGGAGACGCGCGGCCGCGTCGTCGTCAAGGGCGCCGAGGACTCGACGAAGAACGACCTCGTGCAGGCCGTCGCCGCATACGTCGGCATCCTGCGGGACTGA
- the btuC gene encoding vitamin B12 ABC transporter permease BtuC, producing MTVRTRTLAWCGALCVLLVAVVLASAGVGPVSIPPTTVAKAVAAELFPSLGYAVERTARIIVVDVRLPRILLAALVGFALATAGVVMQGFFRNPMADPSIIGISSGAAVGAVASIVFPFVLPFGLQLQGAAFVTSVLTGFGVYLLATRDGHTPTATLLLAGVAVQTFLGAVISFMMLKSGWSLQRVVFWLMGHLSGTTWREVNVVAAVLPPLFLLLLFYTSDMNVLLLGEADAHSLGIEVERTKRILLAVSSVVTASAVAVSGVIGFVGLIVPHAMRLLVGPDHRILLPTSALAGASFLVATDTLARSGAAEVPVGIVTAAIGAPFFLYLLRTREVHRL from the coding sequence ATGACCGTCCGAACGCGAACCCTCGCGTGGTGCGGGGCGCTGTGCGTCCTCCTCGTCGCCGTCGTCCTCGCCAGCGCCGGCGTCGGACCCGTCTCCATCCCGCCGACGACGGTGGCGAAGGCCGTCGCCGCCGAACTGTTCCCCTCGCTCGGGTACGCCGTCGAGCGGACGGCGCGCATCATCGTGGTGGACGTCCGCCTGCCCCGCATCCTGCTCGCGGCGCTCGTCGGGTTCGCGCTCGCCACCGCGGGCGTCGTGATGCAGGGGTTCTTCCGCAACCCGATGGCCGACCCCTCCATCATCGGCATCTCCTCGGGGGCGGCCGTCGGCGCCGTCGCCAGCATCGTCTTCCCGTTCGTCCTTCCGTTCGGCCTCCAACTGCAGGGCGCGGCGTTCGTCACCTCCGTTCTCACCGGCTTCGGCGTCTACCTCCTCGCCACGCGCGACGGACACACGCCGACAGCGACGCTGTTGCTCGCGGGCGTCGCCGTCCAGACGTTCCTCGGCGCCGTTATCTCGTTTATGATGCTCAAGAGCGGATGGAGCCTCCAGCGCGTCGTCTTCTGGCTGATGGGGCATCTGAGCGGGACGACGTGGCGCGAGGTGAACGTCGTCGCCGCCGTCCTCCCGCCCCTCTTTCTCCTGCTCCTGTTCTACACCTCCGACATGAACGTCCTCCTCCTCGGCGAGGCGGACGCCCACAGCCTCGGCATCGAAGTCGAACGGACGAAGCGAATCCTGCTCGCGGTGTCGAGCGTCGTCACCGCGTCGGCCGTCGCCGTCTCCGGCGTCATCGGCTTCGTCGGTCTCATCGTCCCGCACGCGATGCGCCTGCTCGTCGGCCCGGACCACCGAATCCTCCTGCCGACCAGCGCCCTCGCCGGCGCGTCGTTCCTCGTCGCCACCGACACGCTCGCCCGCTCCGGCGCCGCGGAGGTACCCGTCGGCATCGTCACCGCCGCCATCGGCGCCCCGTTCTTCCTCTACCTGCTCCGCACGCGGGAGGTGCACCGGTTGTGA
- a CDS encoding presenilin family intramembrane aspartyl protease PSH, whose product MRKRVAFAVGLAALVFLLVQLGALALVPTFYDAGYQTVEDPTDPTNSLAYLAAILVATGVMLAAFKYDFDWAVRALVVVTSGMLSWYVFSVFLPGLVAVAAAVGVSAALVAYPEWYVIDAAGVLMGAGAAALFGISFGLLPAVVLLVALAVYDAVSVYGTKHMLDLAEGVMDLRIPVVLVIPTTLSYSLLDDDFGDANDVHEGADATADRDADPNPDGGRDAGTDIDEDLTDDDVRDAFFIGLGDAVMPTVMVASGAFFLPRSLAPSLGVGFLPALTLPALTAMIGTFVGLFALLWLVLKGRAHAGLPLLNGGTIGGYLVGALLSGVPLLTALGL is encoded by the coding sequence ATGCGCAAACGCGTCGCCTTCGCGGTCGGTCTCGCCGCGCTCGTCTTCCTCCTCGTTCAGTTGGGGGCGCTGGCGCTCGTCCCCACGTTCTACGACGCGGGCTACCAGACCGTCGAGGACCCGACGGACCCGACGAACAGCCTCGCCTACCTCGCCGCCATCCTCGTCGCCACCGGCGTGATGCTCGCGGCGTTCAAGTACGACTTCGACTGGGCGGTCCGCGCGCTCGTTGTCGTCACCAGCGGGATGCTCTCGTGGTACGTCTTCTCGGTGTTCCTCCCCGGACTCGTCGCCGTCGCCGCCGCGGTCGGCGTCTCCGCCGCCCTGGTCGCCTACCCCGAGTGGTACGTCATCGACGCCGCGGGCGTCCTCATGGGCGCCGGCGCGGCCGCCCTGTTCGGCATCAGCTTCGGACTCCTCCCCGCCGTCGTCCTCCTCGTCGCCCTCGCCGTCTACGACGCCGTCAGCGTCTACGGCACGAAGCACATGCTGGACCTCGCGGAGGGCGTGATGGACCTCCGCATCCCCGTCGTGTTGGTCATCCCGACGACGCTGTCGTACTCGCTTCTCGACGACGACTTCGGCGACGCGAACGACGTCCACGAGGGAGCGGACGCGACGGCCGACCGAGACGCCGACCCGAACCCCGACGGCGGCCGCGACGCCGGCACCGACATCGACGAGGACCTGACCGACGACGACGTGCGCGACGCGTTCTTCATCGGTCTCGGCGACGCCGTGATGCCGACCGTGATGGTCGCCAGCGGCGCCTTCTTCCTGCCGCGGTCGCTGGCGCCGTCGCTCGGCGTCGGGTTCCTCCCGGCGCTGACGCTGCCCGCGTTGACGGCGATGATCGGAACGTTCGTCGGCCTGTTCGCGCTGCTGTGGCTGGTACTGAAGGGACGCGCTCACGCCGGCCTCCCCCTCCTGAACGGCGGCACCATCGGCGGCTATCTGGTGGGTGCGCTGCTCTCGGGCGTGCCGCTGTTGACGGCGCTGGGACTCTGA
- a CDS encoding PUA domain-containing protein yields the protein MSDDTDGSGDGGGGDATLSDLRTVADYQFGAGAGRALFPDDDLTVKRSTSGRPRQVLGDESRVVSYGTDGRFTLGVEGGRRLVERFPAPANRVAVGDESEPFVRDGKNAFAKFVTGVDPAIRPGDEVAVVSPDGDVLGVGRAELSADAMDDFESGMAVFVRHGAGER from the coding sequence ATGAGCGACGACACCGACGGAAGTGGCGACGGTGGGGGCGGCGACGCGACGCTGTCAGACCTCCGGACCGTCGCCGACTACCAGTTCGGCGCAGGCGCGGGGCGGGCGCTGTTCCCCGACGACGACCTGACGGTCAAGCGGTCGACCAGCGGCCGGCCGCGACAGGTGCTCGGCGACGAGAGCCGCGTCGTCTCCTACGGGACGGACGGACGATTCACCCTCGGCGTCGAGGGCGGACGGCGCCTCGTTGAGCGGTTCCCGGCGCCGGCGAACCGCGTCGCCGTCGGCGACGAGAGCGAACCGTTCGTCCGCGACGGCAAGAACGCCTTCGCGAAGTTCGTCACGGGCGTCGACCCGGCGATTCGACCCGGCGACGAGGTGGCCGTCGTCTCCCCCGACGGCGACGTCCTCGGCGTCGGCCGCGCGGAACTCTCCGCCGACGCGATGGACGATTTCGAGTCCGGGATGGCCGTGTTCGTCCGGCACGGGGCGGGCGAGAGATAG
- a CDS encoding DUF7344 domain-containing protein, with the protein MESDTERSRSDDPRLPSPADYGAHSYHREEALREGLLVSPLESRHLAKIATTCPPIASIRVPAKPSRAAVVTFRVKFPLLSRVAATSTSETTMTSMNASAVDTVTVYNLLKMPRRRQVLHVLLQCETPVSLDTVAKRVEEQEHLHPSEMPRFPEMQIARTLHHSHLPRLDEAGVIDYDATEQEVVSFNSERFDALLASGNRVLASLRDDRFDTER; encoded by the coding sequence TTGGAATCGGACACCGAGCGGTCTCGGAGCGACGACCCGCGTCTACCGAGTCCGGCCGACTACGGCGCGCACAGCTATCACCGAGAGGAGGCTCTCCGGGAGGGACTGCTTGTCTCCCCTTTAGAGAGTCGACACTTGGCGAAGATAGCGACGACGTGTCCGCCTATTGCGTCGATTAGGGTCCCCGCGAAGCCGAGTCGTGCCGCTGTTGTTACGTTCCGAGTGAAGTTTCCCCTTCTTTCCCGTGTAGCGGCGACTTCGACGTCAGAGACTACCATGACATCAATGAACGCCTCTGCCGTCGATACTGTGACGGTGTACAACCTCCTCAAGATGCCGCGCCGACGGCAGGTCCTCCACGTCCTGCTGCAGTGTGAGACACCAGTGAGCCTGGATACGGTAGCGAAGCGAGTCGAGGAACAAGAACATCTGCATCCCTCCGAGATGCCCCGGTTTCCCGAGATGCAGATTGCGAGAACGCTCCATCACTCGCACCTTCCCCGACTCGACGAGGCGGGCGTAATCGACTACGATGCGACCGAACAGGAGGTCGTATCGTTCAACAGCGAGCGGTTCGATGCGCTCCTCGCGTCCGGGAACCGGGTACTGGCCTCTCTTCGAGATGACCGGTTCGACACTGAACGATAA
- a CDS encoding PGF-CTERM-anchored ABC transporter substrate-binding protein yields the protein MRLRTLTLVTLLLVAAVAPVSGAAAVGPSAVEQQTTTTQAEACSFPYSATDATGTEVTLESDPGRIVTLNPSAAQTMWEIGARDEVVGVSQYAAYLDGASEKANVSGANGANVEKVLAANPDLVLVPSSSYGASKDRVDQLRAQGVPVFVFGEGTSLAYVANKTEQIGRLTGNCEAGREVADDVRESVSQMRAVLEDKEKPVGLNYFYGYTSGSNTFIGDVMTTGGLRNGAAEANISGFAQINDETVVAMNPEYVVAPEESPVPSNEAWNSTTALQEGNVIRVNTNYLQQPAPRSVDAAEAIMQAVHPDAYAEYRQMGAENGTATGETTTDETTTTVVVDDTPPESETETGAGTETGADSPGFGVLAGLVALVGAALLAARR from the coding sequence ATGCGACTCAGAACACTTACGCTCGTAACGCTCCTTCTCGTCGCCGCCGTCGCGCCCGTCTCCGGCGCCGCGGCGGTCGGCCCGAGCGCGGTCGAACAGCAGACGACGACCACACAGGCCGAAGCCTGCTCGTTCCCGTACTCGGCGACGGACGCGACGGGCACCGAAGTGACGCTCGAATCGGACCCCGGCCGCATCGTGACGCTGAACCCCAGCGCCGCGCAGACGATGTGGGAGATAGGCGCCCGCGACGAAGTCGTCGGCGTCTCCCAGTACGCCGCCTACCTCGACGGCGCCTCCGAGAAGGCGAACGTCTCGGGGGCCAACGGCGCGAACGTCGAGAAAGTGCTCGCGGCGAACCCCGACCTCGTCCTCGTCCCGAGTTCCTCCTACGGCGCCTCGAAGGACCGCGTCGACCAACTCCGCGCGCAGGGAGTCCCCGTGTTCGTGTTCGGGGAGGGCACTTCCCTCGCGTACGTCGCGAACAAGACCGAGCAAATCGGCCGCCTCACCGGTAACTGCGAGGCCGGCCGCGAGGTGGCCGACGACGTCCGCGAGTCCGTCAGCCAGATGCGCGCGGTCCTCGAAGACAAGGAGAAACCGGTCGGTCTCAACTACTTCTACGGCTACACCTCCGGGTCGAACACGTTCATCGGCGACGTGATGACCACCGGCGGCCTGCGCAACGGCGCGGCGGAGGCGAACATCAGCGGCTTCGCGCAGATAAACGACGAGACGGTCGTGGCGATGAACCCCGAGTACGTCGTCGCGCCCGAGGAGTCGCCCGTTCCGTCGAACGAGGCGTGGAACAGCACGACGGCGCTGCAGGAGGGCAACGTGATCCGCGTGAACACGAACTACCTCCAACAGCCCGCGCCGCGCTCCGTCGACGCCGCCGAGGCCATCATGCAGGCGGTCCACCCCGACGCGTACGCGGAGTACCGGCAGATGGGGGCGGAGAACGGGACGGCGACCGGTGAGACGACGACGGACGAAACGACGACCACCGTGGTCGTCGACGACACGCCGCCGGAGTCGGAGACGGAAACCGGAGCCGGAACCGAGACGGGTGCGGACTCGCCCGGGTTCGGCGTCCTCGCCGGTCTCGTCGCTCTCGTCGGCGCGGCGCTGCTGGCGGCGCGTCGGTAA
- a CDS encoding H/ACA ribonucleoprotein complex subunit GAR1: protein MQRVGTVSRTAQNLAIARCEGAEHPDIGREVVDESLSSVGRVVDVFGPVERPYVAVATGDRAAPATLVGTKLYAR, encoded by the coding sequence ATGCAACGAGTCGGCACCGTCTCACGGACGGCGCAGAACCTCGCCATCGCGCGCTGCGAGGGCGCGGAACACCCCGACATCGGCCGGGAAGTCGTCGACGAGTCGCTCTCCTCCGTCGGCCGCGTCGTCGACGTGTTCGGACCGGTCGAGCGGCCGTACGTGGCCGTGGCGACCGGCGACCGCGCCGCGCCCGCGACGCTCGTCGGAACGAAACTGTACGCGCGGTGA
- a CDS encoding heme ABC transporter ATP-binding protein, giving the protein MSDREPLIRTTDLSVELGGETILDGVNLTVDRGTFVGLIGPNGAGKTTLLKAVNGSLAPSRGRVEIDGENVHALSSKATSRLVATVPQNTSLTFDFDVRQTVRMGRTPHRSRLGGWRGGDESAVEHALERTRTTEFADRTVSDLSGGERQRVLIARALAQETPLLLLDEPTASLDINHQVRTLELVRELVGEGKTAVAAIHDLNLAAHYCDELVLLSGGRVVATGPPESVLTEDHLEDAFDANAVVARHPVTGSVYVTALPDRRVGAGGESRGRVHVVGGGGAAARHLYLLSAAGYEVSVGALNEGDTDTETARSLGLETVTVDPFSPVGDEAAAAVAERVAAADCVVVADVEVGSGNLANLRAAADAEHLVLVEERPFAERNYAGEAGGEAYRALRERGVVVSSKEVLAAVSDRLDGDGRGGGDGGRNDGERRADRSEAGTSVDTHF; this is encoded by the coding sequence GTGAGCGACCGAGAGCCGCTGATTCGGACGACGGACCTCTCGGTCGAACTCGGCGGGGAGACGATTCTGGACGGCGTGAACCTGACCGTCGACCGAGGAACGTTCGTCGGCCTCATCGGGCCGAACGGCGCGGGGAAGACGACCCTGTTGAAGGCCGTCAACGGGTCGCTCGCACCCTCCCGCGGGCGCGTCGAAATCGACGGTGAGAACGTCCACGCGCTCTCCTCGAAGGCGACGAGTCGCCTCGTCGCCACCGTCCCGCAGAACACCTCGCTCACCTTCGATTTCGACGTGCGCCAGACCGTCCGCATGGGGCGGACGCCCCACCGGTCCCGACTCGGGGGGTGGCGCGGCGGCGACGAATCGGCGGTCGAGCACGCCCTCGAACGCACGCGGACGACCGAGTTCGCCGACCGGACGGTGAGCGACCTCTCGGGCGGCGAGCGCCAACGGGTGCTCATCGCCCGTGCGCTGGCGCAGGAGACCCCCCTGCTGCTCCTCGACGAACCGACGGCCAGCCTCGACATCAACCACCAGGTCAGAACGCTCGAACTGGTTCGGGAACTGGTCGGCGAGGGGAAGACGGCCGTCGCCGCCATCCACGACCTGAACCTCGCCGCGCACTACTGCGACGAACTCGTCCTGCTGTCCGGCGGCCGCGTCGTCGCCACCGGCCCGCCGGAGTCGGTGCTCACCGAGGACCACCTGGAGGACGCCTTCGACGCCAACGCCGTCGTCGCGCGCCACCCCGTCACGGGGTCGGTGTACGTCACCGCCCTGCCGGACCGGCGAGTCGGCGCCGGCGGGGAGTCGCGCGGCCGCGTCCACGTCGTCGGCGGGGGCGGCGCCGCCGCGCGCCACCTCTATCTCCTCTCGGCGGCGGGCTACGAGGTGTCCGTCGGCGCGTTGAACGAGGGGGACACGGACACCGAGACGGCGCGGAGTCTGGGGTTGGAGACGGTCACCGTCGACCCGTTCTCCCCCGTCGGCGACGAGGCGGCGGCGGCGGTGGCCGAACGCGTCGCCGCCGCGGACTGCGTCGTCGTCGCGGACGTGGAGGTGGGGTCGGGTAACCTCGCGAACCTCCGCGCCGCGGCGGACGCGGAGCACCTCGTCCTCGTCGAGGAACGGCCGTTCGCCGAGCGTAACTACGCCGGCGAGGCGGGCGGGGAGGCGTACCGCGCGCTCCGCGAACGCGGCGTCGTCGTCTCCTCGAAAGAGGTGCTCGCCGCCGTCTCGGACCGACTCGACGGAGACGGACGGGGCGGGGGCGACGGGGGACGGAACGACGGCGAGAGGCGAGCGGACCGCAGTGAAGCCGGCACCTCGGTGGACACGCATTTTTGA
- a CDS encoding NYN domain-containing protein, translating into MTDIHPEQRVAVLADAQNLYHSAQSLYSRNIDYSSLLDKSVAGRSLTRAIAYVVRADSPDEETFFEALVDIGFETKIRDIKTFGDGSKKADWDVGMSLDAVTLANHVDTVVLCTGDGDFSRLCSHLRHEGVRVEVIAFEESTADELVEAADNFINMSDRQDTFLL; encoded by the coding sequence ATGACCGATATCCACCCGGAACAACGCGTCGCCGTGTTAGCGGACGCACAGAACCTCTATCACTCCGCGCAGAGTCTCTACTCGCGAAACATCGACTACTCGTCGCTCTTGGACAAGAGCGTCGCCGGCCGGAGTCTGACCCGCGCCATCGCCTACGTCGTCCGCGCGGACTCGCCGGACGAGGAGACGTTCTTCGAGGCTCTCGTCGACATCGGCTTCGAGACGAAGATACGCGACATCAAGACGTTCGGCGACGGGTCGAAGAAGGCCGACTGGGACGTGGGGATGAGCCTCGACGCCGTGACGCTGGCAAACCACGTCGACACCGTCGTCCTCTGCACCGGCGACGGCGACTTCTCCCGCCTCTGCTCGCACCTCCGCCACGAGGGCGTGCGCGTGGAGGTCATCGCGTTCGAGGAGTCGACGGCCGACGAACTCGTCGAGGCGGCGGACAACTTCATCAACATGTCCGACCGACAGGACACGTTCCTGCTGTAG
- a CDS encoding transcription initiation factor IIB, with protein MSDSVTERARQRVPTDSQERRTENARDETEDERERPDEETLRCPECGSTDLATDEGRGETVCEDCGLVVDEDAVDRGPEWRAFDSKEKDEKSRVGAPTTNMMHDKGLSTNIGWQDKDAYGNSLSSNQRQKMQRLRTWNERFRTRDSKERNLKQALGEIDRMASALGLPDNVRETSSVIYRRALEDSLLPGRSIEGIATASLHAAARMAQVPRSLDEVARVSRVDEDEFERAYRYIVRELSLEIKPADPTQYLPRFASDVEVPKETERTARELLENAKRENVHSGKSPVGLAAAALYAAAQLTNEDVTQHQVSEVTDISEVTIRNRYQELLEAWDATPFVGGGESGAEA; from the coding sequence ATGAGTGACTCCGTCACCGAACGCGCCCGTCAGCGCGTCCCGACCGACTCCCAGGAGCGTCGAACGGAGAACGCACGCGACGAGACGGAGGACGAACGCGAGCGACCCGACGAGGAGACGCTTCGCTGTCCGGAGTGCGGTTCGACCGACCTCGCCACCGACGAGGGACGCGGCGAGACGGTGTGTGAGGACTGCGGCCTCGTCGTCGACGAGGACGCGGTCGACCGCGGCCCAGAGTGGCGCGCGTTCGACTCGAAGGAGAAGGACGAGAAGTCCCGCGTCGGCGCCCCGACGACGAACATGATGCACGACAAGGGGCTGTCGACCAACATCGGCTGGCAGGACAAGGACGCCTACGGCAACTCCCTGTCGTCGAACCAGCGACAGAAGATGCAGCGCCTCCGAACGTGGAACGAGCGCTTTAGAACCCGCGACTCCAAGGAGCGCAACCTCAAGCAGGCGCTCGGCGAAATCGACCGCATGGCCTCGGCGCTCGGCCTCCCCGACAACGTCCGCGAGACGTCGTCGGTCATCTACCGCCGTGCGCTCGAAGACAGCCTGCTGCCCGGCCGCTCCATCGAGGGCATCGCGACGGCCTCGCTGCACGCGGCCGCCCGGATGGCGCAGGTACCCCGGTCGCTCGACGAGGTGGCCCGCGTCTCCCGCGTCGACGAGGACGAGTTCGAGCGAGCCTACCGCTACATCGTCCGCGAACTCTCGCTGGAGATCAAGCCCGCCGACCCGACGCAGTACCTCCCGCGGTTCGCCTCGGACGTGGAGGTGCCGAAGGAGACGGAGCGCACCGCGCGCGAACTGCTGGAGAACGCCAAGCGCGAAAACGTCCACTCGGGCAAATCGCCCGTCGGCCTCGCGGCCGCCGCGCTCTACGCCGCCGCGCAGTTGACGAACGAAGACGTGACCCAACATCAGGTCAGCGAGGTCACGGACATCTCGGAAGTCACCATCCGCAACCGGTATCAGGAACTGCTCGAAGCGTGGGACGCGACGCCGTTCGTCGGCGGCGGCGAGTCCGGCGCGGAAGCCTGA